One genomic segment of Oncorhynchus masou masou isolate Uvic2021 chromosome 16, UVic_Omas_1.1, whole genome shotgun sequence includes these proteins:
- the LOC135557629 gene encoding dnaJ homolog subfamily C member 5-like isoform X1, translating to MATAGAGPGAGPGTAEPNRPGPQRKMSTTGESLYKVLGLEKGASADDIKRAYRKLALKYHPDKNPDNPEAADKFKEINNANSILNDDGKRRIYEEYGSMGLYVSEQFGEESVKYYFLMSKWWFKTMAVCCTVFSCCCCCCCCCFCCGKCKPPEEDDHYQYVDPEDLEAQIKAETDGGDTVIIVQPIPVAVPIAVSSPVAESISLGPAISLGPAISLGPAISLGPAISLGPASPVGDNPTSPVAAENPGETLPESK from the exons ATGGCCACGGCAGGCGCAGGACCAGGCGCAGGACCGGGCACAGCAGAGCCAAATCGGCCAGGCCCGCAGAGGAAGATGTCCACCACAGGGGAAAGCCTGTACAAGGTGCTCGGCCTGGAGAAAGGAGCTTCCGCTGATGACATCAAGAGAGCTTACAG GAAATTAGCATTGAAGTACCACCCAGACAAGAACCCAGACAACCCGGAGGCTGCAGATAAGTTTAAAGAGATAAACAACGCCAACTCCATCCTGAACGATGACGGCAAGAGGAGGATCTACGAAGAGTACGGCTCCATGGGTCTCTACGTGTCCGAGCAGTTTGGAGAGGAGAGCGTCAAATACTACTTCCTCATGTCCAAGTGGTGGTTTAAG ACCATGGCCGTGTGCTGCACCGtcttctcctgctgctgttgctgctgctgttgctgtttctGCTGCGGGAAGTGCAAGCCGCCGGAGGAGGATGATCACTACCAGTATGTGGACCCAGAGGACCTGGAGGCCCAGATCAAAGCAGAGACGGACGGAG GTGACACGGTAATCATTGTCCAGCCCATACCTGTAGCCGTACCTATAGCTGTATCGAGCCCTGTGGCTGAGAGCATCAGCCTAGGCCCTGCCATCAGCCTAGGCCCTGCCATCAGCCTAGGCCCTGCCATCAGCCTAGGCCCTGCCATCAGCCTAGGCCCTGCCAGTCCAGTAGGTGACAACCCGACCAGTCCAGTGGCTGCTGAGAACCCAGGCGAAACGCTGCCGGAGTCTAAATGA
- the LOC135557629 gene encoding dnaJ homolog subfamily C member 5-like isoform X2 — MATAGAGPGAGPGTAEPNRPGPQRKMSTTGESLYKVLGLEKGASADDIKRAYRKLALKYHPDKNPDNPEAADKFKEINNANSILNDDGKRRIYEEYGSMGLYVSEQFGEESVKYYFLMSKWWFKTMAVCCTVFSCCCCCCCCCFCCGKCKPPEEDDHYQYVDPEDLEAQIKAETDGGPRAPIVIQPHSITVEVPETSQPAASQPTSKPQQ; from the exons ATGGCCACGGCAGGCGCAGGACCAGGCGCAGGACCGGGCACAGCAGAGCCAAATCGGCCAGGCCCGCAGAGGAAGATGTCCACCACAGGGGAAAGCCTGTACAAGGTGCTCGGCCTGGAGAAAGGAGCTTCCGCTGATGACATCAAGAGAGCTTACAG GAAATTAGCATTGAAGTACCACCCAGACAAGAACCCAGACAACCCGGAGGCTGCAGATAAGTTTAAAGAGATAAACAACGCCAACTCCATCCTGAACGATGACGGCAAGAGGAGGATCTACGAAGAGTACGGCTCCATGGGTCTCTACGTGTCCGAGCAGTTTGGAGAGGAGAGCGTCAAATACTACTTCCTCATGTCCAAGTGGTGGTTTAAG ACCATGGCCGTGTGCTGCACCGtcttctcctgctgctgttgctgctgctgttgctgtttctGCTGCGGGAAGTGCAAGCCGCCGGAGGAGGATGATCACTACCAGTATGTGGACCCAGAGGACCTGGAGGCCCAGATCAAAGCAGAGACGGACGGAG GTCCGCGTGCCCCTATCGTGATCCAGCCGCATTCCATCACCGTTGAGGTTCCAGAGACCTCCCAGcctgcagccagccagcccacctcCAAGCCCCAGCAGTga